CAATAAATGCTGGTGTCCTGTTAATAGTAAATCAAAATCAAGTTCTTTACAGATTCTATATCCAACATTTTCGCTTGTTTTTGATAATAGTTTTCCCGATTTGACATCTCTTTCAAAGCCACCATGATAAATACAAATCGTAAAATCAACCTGTGGTTTTACTTCTATAAGAGCTTGTTTAGCTGCTATAAATGGATCAGCGACGGTGATGTCATTGATATTTTCAGCTTTTTCCCAAACATTGATGTAATCGGTCACTACGCCGACAATACCGACTTTCAATCCATTTGTTAAGGTTTTGATGGTCCACGGAAATTTTTTCGTCTGACTTTTAGCATCAAGTATATTTTCACAAACACAGGTTGCATCTAATGCTTCTAAATAGTGATATAAGTAGTTTGTACCAAAATTCACATCATGGTTTCCTACAGTGACAAAATCATAGCCAGCATGATTTAATGCTTCTGCTTGGGGAAATCCTTCTTCAGGGTGAGCCTGACTATAAGAAGCCAACGCTGAACCTTGGAGCATATCTCCACCATCAATAATCAGGGTATTCTCATCTTTTTTAAAATTCGGTATACATTTTAAAAGACCCATTTCTTTTTCTTGTGTATCAGCATAGTTGGTTGGAAATAAATAACCATGGACATCAGATGTGTAATAAATTTTCAATTGCTGTTTCATTGTCTCACCCCAAGTCTATTTTTTATTTTGCATTACCATTGATAGTAGCAAGATACTCATCAAACACATTATAGATATAATTTGTTTCTAAACGATAGCTTGGAAAAAGCGCTCTATTCGTTGTTATTCGGTAATCAGATTGTTTAGGTATTATTTGATCGTGCGCTATTTTGATGCCTGAAATCGATTGATTTATCAGCAACTGTCTTAGTTCTTCCTGCGACACATGATAGGTTGAAAGTGTATAGGGCGGAGTAAAACTAGCTAAGAAATCTCTAATCGTTTTTCCTTTAAGTGTCACTGCATAAAAAGTTCCTGGTACTTTTTTAGCTAAATACTGATCCAAACGCCTTACATCTAGTTCTTGATCCAGCCAATTTTCATAGTCAACTTCGTTATATACAGAAAAAACTATCGTTGGATACCTCTTAGTCGCAACCAATTGTGCTTGTTTCTCCACTACTTGATTATTTTGGATGGAGAAACTTAACTCTCCAATGTAATTTCCCCGATATCCCGGTTGTACAAAAGCTGTGTCGTTCAGCACGCCCGCGTTGACTCGATGCTGGTGTCCACAAATCACACCATCGATCTCCGCTATTTCATCAATGATTCGGTAAGTTTGATCCTCTCCAGTATCATATTGAGTTGGTTGGCCGCAACTCATATCACGTTCGATTCCGCCATGATAACTTACGATCAAAACATCGACTTGTGCTTTTACAATAGGTACCCACCGCTTTAAGCTATCGATCACATTGATAAATTTCAACTCTTTGGTTTGTTCATAATCAGCAATTTGCGGCATTGCACTGGTGATCACACCGATCACACCAACTTTCAAGTTTCCTCGTTCAATAATTGTATATGGCTCAAAAATCTGTTCATCAGTTAAATCCAAAACATTAGCACAAAGATAGTGCCCATTAAAAGCCTCTGCTTGACACTTCAAAAAATCAATTCCATAATCAAAATCATGATTTCCTGGAACCATCACATCAAATCCGATTTCATTCGCCAACTTGATCAAAGGTGAAATTGTTTTAGTTGTATTAAAAAAAGTAGTCTGAGGACTACCTACCAGAAAATCACCGTTGTCAATCAAAATTGGTTCATGGTAGCTTTCAGCAATTGCAGGAAGAGAGCTAATGCCACTCTCTTCTTGTCCAGCTGCTGTTAAAAAACCATGAATGTCTGTCGTACTCAAAACTGTTATTTTATCCATTTTTTATCCTCACGAATTATCTAGCTACGCGGGCTAGTACTACGCTCTTCCGATCTCATCACTTCGCTCCAGAGATTGCTAGGAAACGCTGCTAATAAAATGAATAGATATAGAGTAGTACCTACTTGGTGAAGGTCTTCGGGAAAAAGATAAACTATGAATGAGGCAAAAAACATTTCAGTCATATTTTACTTATTTTCCCGTCAGAGTCAGACGAGCCCGCTGCACTTTTATTATTGTAGTTTTTTGCGTAGATAGCCAGTTATAGCATCAATCAAGAAAACGGTAATGATAATGCCAAACAAAATAATACCAACTTTATCCCATGCTCGGGATTGAATTGCAAAAATCATCGGTGCCCCGATTCCCCCAGCTCCAACAAGCCCAAGAGTCGCTGCACTGCGGACTGCAATTTCAAAGTGATTCAAGGCTAGTGATAAAAAAGTTGGAATCAATTGCGGCAAGCGTGCATAAAACATTGTTTGCCAGAAATTAGCACCGACTGCCGTCATTGATTCTACAGGTGCTTCATCCATTGATTCGATTTCTTCAGTATATAATTTCCCTAGCATCCCGATTTGATGAACCCCAATTGCTAGGACACCAGCAAAAGGACCTGGTCCAACCATCTTCACAAAAATGATTGCATAAACAAGTTCTGGAAAAGCTCTTAGTACGTTACAAATGAACTTACCAATTTTAGAAACAATCGTATTCGATTTCCATAGATTATGCGCACTAATGAACGTTAGCGGCAACGCTAAGACCGTCGCAATCACAGTTCCTAAAAAAGCAATACCGATCGTTAACAGTAGTAAACTCATTAGATCCTCGCCACTACCATCATAGATATAACCCCAATCTGGATGGAACAGCCCAGAAAGAACTGATTTGACCATATCAAAAGACATGTTTCCAGCCTCCGAATAATCGATACCCGCTGCTGAATAAAGAATGATTGCTAAAACAACAATAATTGGTAAATAGCTTTTTAATTTTCGATTTATGCTCATTATACCAACCTCTTTCTGATAATTTCACTGATCCAATCGATCGTGATCACCACAACTAAAATAGCTAAAATAATAATCGATACACGGTCATAACGCATCAAGCTTAACGAAGAATTTAAAATAACGCCGATCCCGCCGGCTCCAACGTAACCTAAAATAGTGGAAGCACGAATATTGACTTCAAAAGCATACAAAGAATAGCTAGCAATTTGATGAGATATTTGTGGAGCTATTGACCAAAAAGCAATCTGTGTCTTTGTGGAACCGACAGATTCAGCTGCTTCGATTGGCCCATGATCAATCGTTTCGATTGCTTCATAAACTAGTTGGGAAACCATTCCGAACGTAAACACAGCAATCGTTAATACACCTGTAAATTCACCGATCCCAAACATAGCTACAAACAAAGCGGCCAATAATAAATTAGGAATCGTACGAACAATACTCATTAAAAAGCGGATGATTGTGGTTACAAAAAAGTTTCTGGTAACGACTGTTGTTGCAAGAAAAGCAAACGGTACAGCGAAAAC
The DNA window shown above is from Enterococcus sp. 12C11_DIV0727 and carries:
- a CDS encoding metallophosphoesterase codes for the protein MDKITVLSTTDIHGFLTAAGQEESGISSLPAIAESYHEPILIDNGDFLVGSPQTTFFNTTKTISPLIKLANEIGFDVMVPGNHDFDYGIDFLKCQAEAFNGHYLCANVLDLTDEQIFEPYTIIERGNLKVGVIGVITSAMPQIADYEQTKELKFINVIDSLKRWVPIVKAQVDVLIVSYHGGIERDMSCGQPTQYDTGEDQTYRIIDEIAEIDGVICGHQHRVNAGVLNDTAFVQPGYRGNYIGELSFSIQNNQVVEKQAQLVATKRYPTIVFSVYNEVDYENWLDQELDVRRLDQYLAKKVPGTFYAVTLKGKTIRDFLASFTPPYTLSTYHVSQEELRQLLINQSISGIKIAHDQIIPKQSDYRITTNRALFPSYRLETNYIYNVFDEYLATINGNAK
- the phnE gene encoding phosphonate ABC transporter, permease protein PhnE — translated: MSINRKLKSYLPIIVVLAIILYSAAGIDYSEAGNMSFDMVKSVLSGLFHPDWGYIYDGSGEDLMSLLLLTIGIAFLGTVIATVLALPLTFISAHNLWKSNTIVSKIGKFICNVLRAFPELVYAIIFVKMVGPGPFAGVLAIGVHQIGMLGKLYTEEIESMDEAPVESMTAVGANFWQTMFYARLPQLIPTFLSLALNHFEIAVRSAATLGLVGAGGIGAPMIFAIQSRAWDKVGIILFGIIITVFLIDAITGYLRKKLQ
- the phnE gene encoding phosphonate ABC transporter, permease protein PhnE, with the translated sequence MKLKDTIHRDLYKHLFIVVLVLLCVFSSARVTGAQMTDVFNNLDQMGIFLQRFLSPDWSYIPKIIEPMLKTIKMSVVGTTLGVVFAVPFAFLATTVVTRNFFVTTIIRFLMSIVRTIPNLLLAALFVAMFGIGEFTGVLTIAVFTFGMVSQLVYEAIETIDHGPIEAAESVGSTKTQIAFWSIAPQISHQIASYSLYAFEVNIRASTILGYVGAGGIGVILNSSLSLMRYDRVSIIILAILVVVITIDWISEIIRKRLV